The following proteins are encoded in a genomic region of Micrococcaceae bacterium Sec5.8:
- the fdhD gene encoding formate dehydrogenase accessory sulfurtransferase FdhD — MGRVTQRRKVHKYVLDGSPQALEFPVRHREDVLAVEEPLEIRIGSMQFSVTMRTPGHDFDLVAGFLVSEGVIWHPEQLLSLRFCAGEDEDGVQTFNVVEAQLRPDVVRPETGRNVYTSSSCGICGTDSIEAVHKSSHYSPAEDPLVVPVATLAALPDQLREAQAVFDVTGGVHAAGLFRTADDGSAELLCLREDVGRHNAVDKVVGWALREGLLPLRGTVLQVSGRASFELVQKAALAGIPVLAAVSAPSSLAVELAEARGITLAGFSRRTSLNVYAGAHRIAAPAPVQR, encoded by the coding sequence ATGGGCCGCGTCACGCAGCGCCGCAAGGTGCACAAATATGTCCTGGACGGATCCCCCCAGGCCCTGGAGTTCCCGGTCCGCCACCGTGAAGACGTGCTCGCCGTTGAGGAGCCACTGGAAATTCGAATTGGCAGCATGCAATTCTCCGTCACCATGCGGACTCCGGGGCACGACTTTGACCTCGTAGCGGGTTTCCTCGTCTCCGAAGGCGTCATCTGGCACCCCGAACAACTCCTCTCGCTACGGTTTTGCGCAGGAGAGGACGAGGACGGCGTCCAGACGTTCAACGTCGTGGAAGCCCAGCTAAGGCCCGACGTCGTCCGCCCGGAAACGGGGCGGAACGTCTACACTTCGAGCTCGTGCGGCATCTGCGGCACGGACTCCATCGAGGCCGTCCACAAGTCTTCGCATTACAGCCCGGCGGAGGACCCGCTGGTGGTCCCCGTGGCCACCCTCGCGGCCCTTCCGGACCAGCTGCGGGAAGCCCAGGCCGTCTTTGACGTCACCGGCGGCGTGCATGCCGCGGGTCTGTTCCGCACGGCGGACGACGGCTCCGCCGAACTCCTCTGCCTGCGTGAGGACGTGGGCCGCCACAACGCCGTGGACAAGGTGGTGGGCTGGGCATTGCGCGAGGGCCTCCTGCCGCTGCGCGGAACCGTGCTGCAGGTTTCCGGACGGGCATCGTTCGAATTGGTCCAGAAGGCCGCACTGGCCGGGATTCCCGTGCTGGCCGCCGTGAGCGCGCCGTCGAGCCTGGCCGTCGAGCTCGCCGAGGCCAGAGGCATCACGCTGGCCGGCTTCAGCCGCCGCACGTCCCTGAACGTGTACGCTGGCGCCCACCGCATAGCGGCGCCCGCTCCGGTGCAGCGGTAA
- a CDS encoding metal-dependent transcriptional regulator: protein MTDLIDTTEMYLRTILELEEENIVALRARIAERLRHSGPTVSQTVGRMERDGLVVVSGDRHLELTETGRRRAIGVMRKHRLAERLLADVIGLDWAYVHEEACRWEHVMSERVERRIFELLDHPTVSPYGNPIPGLVELGGLPSSPYSDGVVNLLDAMAGYGPGSVVRVNRLAEPIQVEPELLVQLDEGGIRPGALISLERVGEYISVRVPDIEGALELPPEVAAHVFVTVGS, encoded by the coding sequence ATGACGGATCTGATCGACACAACCGAGATGTATCTCCGGACCATTCTGGAACTCGAAGAAGAGAACATCGTGGCTCTTCGCGCCCGTATTGCGGAACGGCTGCGCCACTCCGGTCCCACTGTGTCCCAGACCGTCGGCCGGATGGAGCGCGACGGGTTGGTGGTTGTCTCCGGTGACCGGCACCTTGAACTGACCGAAACCGGCCGGAGGCGGGCCATCGGAGTCATGCGCAAGCACCGGTTGGCCGAACGGCTCCTCGCAGACGTCATTGGGCTCGACTGGGCCTACGTCCATGAAGAGGCCTGCCGCTGGGAACACGTGATGAGCGAACGGGTGGAGCGGCGGATCTTCGAGTTACTCGACCACCCCACAGTCTCGCCGTACGGCAATCCGATTCCGGGACTCGTGGAGCTTGGCGGCCTGCCCTCTTCACCCTATTCCGACGGTGTGGTGAACCTGCTCGACGCCATGGCCGGCTACGGACCCGGTTCGGTGGTCAGAGTCAACCGGCTGGCGGAACCCATCCAAGTTGAACCGGAACTGCTGGTTCAGCTCGATGAGGGCGGCATCCGGCCCGGGGCGCTGATCTCGTTGGAGCGCGTCGGTGAGTACATTTCCGTGCGCGTGCCGGACATCGAGGGTGCGCTGGAACTTCCTCCCGAGGTCGCCGCCCACGTTTTCGTTACCGTCGGGTCATAA
- a CDS encoding DUF6457 domain-containing protein encodes MKSQDETLEDWCRALLQALELDDVDVDVDAVLSLAGVAAHSIVRPAAPLTTFIAGFAAGLASGSGQASDAVSMQAAMAVARRLAKDYAAPEAPGA; translated from the coding sequence GTGAAAAGCCAGGATGAAACATTGGAAGACTGGTGCCGCGCTTTGCTTCAGGCGCTGGAACTGGACGACGTCGACGTCGACGTCGACGCGGTCCTTTCCCTGGCAGGCGTGGCAGCGCACTCGATAGTGCGCCCGGCTGCCCCTCTGACGACTTTCATCGCCGGCTTCGCCGCCGGCCTTGCCTCCGGCTCCGGCCAGGCGAGCGATGCCGTCTCGATGCAGGCCGCCATGGCCGTGGCCCGCCGACTTGCCAAGGACTACGCAGCCCCCGAAGCCCCGGGAGCATGA
- a CDS encoding HNH endonuclease, giving the protein MRTLVLNAGYEPLAVVTFRRALVLVLTGKASVVAEGEDPVVGPQDVLGRPSVILLHRYIRPRYNTATAVSRRGVLRRDGHRCAYCGKAAHTIDHVQPKSRGGADSWENLVAACLRCNNAKGDHTPAEMGWKLSFCPAPPKGTTWQIKELEKPTPAWDPFLLPESAA; this is encoded by the coding sequence ATGCGCACTCTTGTACTGAATGCTGGATATGAACCGCTGGCGGTTGTAACCTTCCGCCGGGCGCTGGTCCTTGTGCTGACGGGTAAGGCCAGTGTTGTCGCGGAAGGTGAGGATCCCGTCGTCGGGCCGCAGGACGTCCTGGGTCGGCCTTCAGTGATCCTCCTTCATCGCTACATCAGGCCCCGGTACAACACCGCGACGGCGGTGAGCCGCCGGGGAGTGCTGCGCCGGGACGGGCACCGCTGCGCGTACTGCGGCAAAGCCGCCCACACCATCGACCACGTCCAGCCCAAATCCCGGGGCGGGGCGGACTCGTGGGAAAACCTCGTCGCTGCCTGCCTGCGGTGCAACAACGCCAAGGGCGACCACACTCCGGCGGAAATGGGGTGGAAGCTCAGCTTCTGCCCCGCGCCCCCCAAGGGCACCACCTGGCAGATCAAGGAGTTGGAGAAGCCGACGCCCGCATGGGACCCGTTCCTGCTGCCGGAATCCGCCGCCTGA
- the serC gene encoding phosphoserine transaminase: protein MSDTSITIPANLLPKDGRFGAGPSKVRPEQMEALASASALLGTSHRQAPVKHLVGSVRTGLSQFFRAPEGYEVILGVGGSTAFWDVASFGLVKNKAQHLSFGEFGSKFAAATNKAPFLAESSIITSEPGTRPAAQAENGVDVYAWPQNETSTGVAAPVRRVAGADDGALVLVDATSAAGGLDVDVAEADVYYFAPQKNFASDGGLWLGLFSPAALERAAGIKAGGRWIPDFLDLQTAIDNSRLNQTYNTPALATLVTLDAQVQWLNASGGLDFASARTADSAGRIYRWAEASEFATPFVAKPEERSNVIATIDFDDSVDAAAIARVLRANGVVDTEPYRKLGRNQLRIATFVAIEPDDVSALLECIDFVVGELRK, encoded by the coding sequence GTGAGCGACACCAGCATCACGATTCCCGCAAACCTCCTCCCCAAGGATGGCCGGTTCGGCGCCGGCCCGTCCAAGGTACGTCCGGAACAGATGGAGGCCCTCGCCTCCGCGTCGGCGCTGCTGGGGACATCGCACCGCCAGGCGCCGGTCAAACATCTTGTGGGGTCGGTCCGGACCGGGCTCAGCCAGTTCTTCCGGGCGCCCGAAGGCTATGAGGTCATCCTGGGCGTCGGCGGATCAACTGCGTTCTGGGACGTTGCCAGCTTCGGTCTGGTGAAGAACAAAGCACAGCACCTATCCTTCGGCGAGTTTGGCTCGAAGTTCGCTGCCGCCACCAACAAGGCTCCGTTCCTCGCGGAGTCCTCCATCATCACGTCCGAGCCCGGTACCCGCCCGGCGGCGCAGGCAGAGAACGGCGTGGACGTCTACGCGTGGCCGCAAAACGAGACCTCCACCGGCGTCGCGGCTCCGGTGCGGCGGGTGGCCGGCGCCGACGACGGTGCCCTGGTGTTGGTGGACGCCACCTCCGCGGCCGGAGGGCTGGACGTGGACGTCGCAGAGGCTGACGTCTATTACTTCGCCCCGCAGAAGAATTTTGCTTCCGACGGCGGCCTGTGGCTGGGCTTGTTTTCCCCGGCGGCGCTGGAGCGCGCGGCGGGGATCAAAGCCGGCGGCCGCTGGATACCGGACTTCCTGGACCTCCAGACGGCGATTGACAACTCACGGCTGAACCAGACCTACAACACACCGGCGTTGGCTACCCTCGTCACCCTCGACGCCCAGGTGCAATGGCTCAACGCAAGCGGCGGGCTGGACTTCGCTTCGGCCCGGACGGCAGACTCTGCGGGGCGGATTTACCGCTGGGCGGAGGCCTCGGAGTTCGCCACCCCGTTCGTGGCCAAACCGGAGGAACGGTCCAATGTGATTGCAACGATCGACTTCGACGACTCCGTCGACGCTGCGGCCATTGCCAGGGTGCTCCGCGCCAACGGCGTCGTGGACACGGAGCCCTACCGCAAGCTCGGCCGCAACCAGCTGCGCATCGCCACATTCGTTGCGATCGAGCCGGATGATGTGTCGGCTCTGCTGGAATGCATCGACTTCGTGGTGGGCGAACTGAGGAAATAG
- a CDS encoding molybdopterin molybdotransferase MoeA: MTAAPPHSGAAARPAIGPSAVPGDTEPTAHRHLAHTWLEARQLAFDCATPIPAAPVVLRAALGRVLAADVEALVEMPHYASSAMDGWAVNGSGPWILAEPGQRLAPHQASPIVTGGLIPSGAKAVLRSESGLIAADEDGLPVLKLAGAAKPGEPRNGEHIRKAAEEAAAGDVLMRSGARLNPAHVALAALAGHDTVPVLGKPVVRLVLTGSEVVSAGIPQPGQVRDTFGPQLGAVVEMLGGTCAGEVKIGDSYAAWLSALADIDPAEDSGEFPGGSGAEPLPADVVITTGGTGLSGTDHLRRSVAELGGRLLIDGIAMRPGHPAVLAELPDGRFIIGLPGNPLAAMMALSTIGAPLLAALGHRPLPPVTDVPCGSIIGPLPGRTRLMPFRLVYGMASPAQHTGSGMMRGLAAADGVLVVPPHGVQLGEPVPAFALPWGAPLPESAVRKEPAPKRTSRKSAGSGGPVDWSALLG, translated from the coding sequence ATGACAGCTGCGCCTCCACACAGCGGTGCAGCTGCCCGGCCGGCAATCGGTCCGTCGGCGGTGCCGGGTGACACCGAACCCACGGCGCACCGGCATCTCGCGCACACCTGGCTCGAAGCCAGGCAGCTCGCCTTCGATTGCGCCACGCCCATTCCCGCCGCGCCCGTGGTCCTCCGCGCGGCTTTGGGGCGCGTCCTCGCCGCTGACGTGGAAGCGCTCGTCGAGATGCCGCATTACGCTTCCTCCGCCATGGACGGATGGGCGGTCAACGGCAGCGGACCCTGGATCCTCGCAGAACCCGGCCAGCGGTTGGCTCCCCACCAGGCCAGCCCGATCGTCACCGGCGGGCTGATCCCCTCCGGGGCGAAAGCCGTGCTGCGCAGCGAAAGCGGCCTGATTGCCGCCGACGAGGACGGGTTGCCCGTCCTAAAGCTCGCTGGCGCTGCCAAGCCCGGCGAGCCCCGAAACGGTGAACACATTCGAAAAGCCGCGGAGGAAGCCGCCGCCGGCGACGTGCTGATGAGGAGCGGGGCCCGGCTCAACCCGGCGCACGTGGCCCTCGCCGCCCTGGCCGGCCACGACACGGTCCCGGTCCTGGGCAAACCCGTGGTCCGGCTGGTGTTGACCGGATCCGAGGTGGTCTCCGCGGGAATCCCGCAGCCAGGCCAGGTGCGCGACACCTTCGGTCCCCAGCTCGGGGCGGTGGTGGAAATGCTCGGCGGCACCTGTGCGGGCGAAGTGAAAATCGGCGACAGCTACGCAGCATGGCTCTCTGCCCTGGCGGACATCGACCCGGCGGAGGACAGCGGAGAGTTTCCCGGCGGATCCGGCGCTGAGCCGTTGCCCGCCGACGTCGTCATCACCACGGGCGGCACCGGACTGTCCGGAACTGACCACCTGCGGCGTTCGGTGGCCGAGCTCGGCGGCCGCCTGCTGATCGATGGGATCGCCATGCGCCCTGGCCACCCAGCCGTGCTGGCTGAACTGCCGGACGGCAGGTTCATCATCGGATTGCCGGGCAACCCGCTCGCTGCCATGATGGCACTGTCAACTATCGGTGCACCGCTCTTGGCCGCGCTGGGGCACCGGCCCCTGCCGCCCGTCACGGATGTCCCGTGCGGCTCCATCATCGGCCCCCTCCCCGGCCGGACCCGATTAATGCCGTTCCGGCTTGTCTACGGGATGGCCTCGCCGGCGCAACATACCGGTTCGGGCATGATGCGCGGGCTGGCCGCAGCCGACGGCGTCCTCGTTGTCCCGCCGCACGGGGTTCAGCTGGGAGAACCGGTTCCCGCCTTCGCCCTTCCCTGGGGTGCGCCGCTGCCGGAGTCGGCGGTGAGGAAAGAACCCGCACCCAAACGAACGTCCCGCAAGTCCGCCGGTTCCGGCGGCCCTGTGGACTGGAGTGCGCTGCTGGGCTGA
- a CDS encoding M23 family metallopeptidase, translated as MTTQTARGRRRATGAAPEPRRALAAPADRPRETHRDDRRVRRSAFRQVTDLAAASGVGQKAGIALAATGLILTVMVPATGPVMATDTGTVSAAVPAAVQPAITAADAKIDFNRSAVTTQSDPDGKLKQLLSAQSVGSVTRAASTGVLGAPLDDLKTASPFGYRVSPITGGSGEFHRGQDYAAQCGTTVHAAASGTVTFTGWHPYGGGNRVVVDHGNGLETTYNHLSSASVIVGQTLARGDVLALSGTTGASTGCHLHFEVMVNGEVVDPTGWL; from the coding sequence TTGACCACCCAGACCGCAAGGGGCCGCCGCCGCGCGACCGGCGCCGCTCCGGAGCCGCGCCGGGCCCTTGCTGCCCCAGCCGACCGCCCGCGTGAAACGCACCGTGACGATCGCCGGGTCCGCCGCAGCGCGTTCCGCCAGGTAACGGACTTGGCCGCCGCCAGCGGCGTTGGCCAGAAGGCCGGGATTGCACTGGCCGCCACGGGATTAATCCTCACGGTGATGGTCCCGGCAACCGGACCCGTGATGGCCACAGACACCGGCACCGTGTCCGCTGCCGTCCCCGCCGCGGTCCAGCCCGCCATCACGGCCGCAGACGCAAAGATCGACTTCAACCGCAGCGCTGTCACCACCCAGAGCGATCCGGACGGGAAGCTCAAGCAACTGCTCAGCGCCCAGTCGGTCGGCTCCGTCACCCGCGCGGCTTCAACAGGAGTGCTCGGCGCGCCCCTGGACGATTTGAAAACCGCGTCGCCGTTCGGCTACCGCGTCAGCCCGATCACCGGCGGCTCCGGCGAGTTCCACCGCGGCCAGGACTACGCGGCCCAGTGCGGCACAACCGTCCACGCCGCGGCAAGCGGCACCGTGACCTTCACAGGCTGGCATCCCTACGGCGGCGGAAACCGGGTGGTGGTCGATCACGGCAACGGCCTGGAGACCACGTACAACCACCTGTCCTCCGCCAGCGTCATCGTGGGCCAGACACTCGCCCGCGGCGATGTCCTGGCGCTGAGCGGCACCACCGGTGCCTCCACCGGCTGCCACCTCCACTTCGAAGTCATGGTCAACGGCGAAGTCGTTGACCCGACCGGCTGGCTGTAG
- a CDS encoding MFS transporter has translation MSTFKSLHILNYRIWFIGAMVSNIGTWMQRTAQDWLVFDHLTEHDASAMGITMALQLGPQLFLAPVAGLMADRFNRKQLLVMTQSAMALLSAGLGILVISGAAQLWHVYGFALLLGLVSALDAPVRQTFVSELVHDEFLPNAVALNSASFNVARMIGPAVAGILTVAVGPGWVFLINTLTFVALLLSLWKIPTSSLRQLPRAAPGKGRIREGLRYVQFRPDIVVVLVAVFIVGTLGLNFVLFIAAMVGTEFGLDASAFGLMNSIMAIGSVAGALLSAGRQKPRLRIIFGAAGAFGVASGVAALAPSYFWFGVALVPVGLFAITMMTSANGYVQTTTDPVMRGRVMALYMAIFMGGTPIGAPFVGWVANVAGPRWSLGVAAASGIIAALIGLGWIVRAKHLRIRFDRRARGIRHFRVESAGAPGPTGPHTAAPGLGRPDADGAARDSNPDDAVER, from the coding sequence ATGTCCACCTTCAAGTCCCTGCATATCCTGAACTACCGGATCTGGTTCATTGGGGCAATGGTCTCGAACATCGGGACCTGGATGCAGCGCACGGCCCAGGATTGGCTGGTCTTTGACCATCTGACCGAGCATGATGCCAGCGCCATGGGGATCACGATGGCCTTGCAGCTCGGTCCCCAGCTCTTCCTCGCCCCCGTGGCCGGGCTGATGGCCGACCGCTTCAACCGCAAACAACTGCTGGTCATGACCCAGTCCGCCATGGCGCTGCTGAGCGCCGGCCTGGGTATTCTGGTGATCTCCGGCGCGGCCCAGCTCTGGCACGTCTACGGCTTTGCCCTGTTGTTGGGCCTCGTGTCCGCCCTCGATGCTCCGGTGCGCCAGACGTTCGTCTCCGAACTGGTCCACGACGAGTTCCTGCCCAATGCCGTGGCCCTGAACAGCGCCTCCTTCAATGTGGCACGGATGATCGGACCCGCAGTGGCCGGTATCCTCACGGTCGCGGTAGGGCCCGGTTGGGTCTTCCTGATTAACACCCTGACCTTTGTGGCATTGCTGCTGAGCCTGTGGAAGATTCCCACCAGTTCGCTGCGCCAGCTGCCCCGGGCCGCGCCCGGGAAAGGCCGGATCCGGGAAGGCCTGCGCTACGTGCAGTTCCGGCCGGACATCGTCGTGGTGTTGGTGGCAGTCTTTATCGTGGGGACCCTCGGACTGAACTTCGTACTGTTTATCGCGGCCATGGTCGGCACGGAGTTCGGCCTGGATGCCAGTGCGTTCGGGCTCATGAACTCCATCATGGCGATCGGCTCCGTCGCCGGTGCCTTGCTGTCCGCCGGCCGCCAAAAGCCGCGGCTGCGGATTATCTTCGGAGCTGCCGGAGCTTTCGGCGTGGCGTCCGGCGTCGCCGCATTGGCCCCCAGCTACTTCTGGTTCGGTGTGGCGCTGGTTCCGGTGGGGCTCTTCGCCATCACGATGATGACGAGCGCCAACGGGTACGTGCAAACCACCACGGACCCGGTGATGCGCGGGCGGGTGATGGCGCTCTACATGGCGATCTTCATGGGCGGTACCCCCATCGGGGCGCCGTTCGTGGGCTGGGTGGCGAATGTCGCCGGTCCACGCTGGTCCCTGGGTGTAGCTGCTGCCTCAGGCATCATCGCTGCCCTGATCGGGCTGGGGTGGATTGTTCGGGCTAAACACCTGCGGATCAGGTTCGACCGCCGGGCCCGCGGAATCCGGCATTTCCGCGTCGAGTCCGCCGGCGCGCCGGGACCAACCGGCCCGCACACCGCAGCGCCCGGGCTCGGCCGCCCCGACGCAGACGGCGCCGCCCGGGATTCCAACCCGGACGACGCCGTCGAACGCTGA
- a CDS encoding NlpC/P60 family protein: MTTRANARHRGEVTKTNSLAVIAKTVGGNAGGMGRQAAVIAAASGLVLTSGIAANAAETNVQRESTSASTFDVQSAAPATISAASTIAISYEKPAVTTSPAPVVEAPKPVVKVQEAPVAPVAAAVAAAPAVAAAPAAKAAPAAKAAPAATRTAAAAPAAAPAATRAPAAASGKGATIAAAAYAQLGVGQDCTALATNALAAAGINYHGWPAGYLSLGRTVSAAEAQPGDLAYYQNGGSGMAHIAVYVGNGRAVHGGWNGGTTSLQSVNVGSGPVFIRVGG, translated from the coding sequence ATGACTACTCGTGCAAACGCACGGCACCGCGGTGAGGTCACCAAGACCAACTCGCTGGCCGTTATTGCCAAGACCGTCGGCGGCAACGCCGGTGGCATGGGCCGCCAGGCCGCAGTCATCGCCGCAGCGTCGGGCCTCGTCCTGACCAGCGGTATCGCAGCCAACGCTGCTGAGACCAACGTCCAGCGCGAGTCCACGTCGGCTTCCACCTTCGACGTTCAGTCGGCCGCCCCGGCGACCATTTCCGCAGCTTCCACCATCGCGATCTCGTACGAGAAGCCGGCGGTCACCACCTCGCCGGCTCCGGTCGTCGAGGCCCCGAAGCCCGTCGTGAAGGTCCAGGAAGCCCCCGTTGCCCCGGTGGCCGCCGCCGTCGCAGCCGCTCCCGCCGTCGCAGCGGCTCCCGCTGCCAAGGCCGCCCCCGCCGCCAAGGCTGCCCCCGCCGCTACCCGCACCGCAGCAGCTGCCCCCGCCGCGGCCCCGGCCGCTACCCGGGCACCGGCCGCAGCCAGCGGCAAGGGCGCCACCATCGCTGCCGCTGCCTACGCCCAGCTCGGCGTTGGCCAGGATTGCACCGCACTTGCCACGAACGCGCTGGCCGCTGCGGGTATCAACTACCACGGCTGGCCGGCAGGGTACCTGTCCCTCGGCCGCACGGTAAGCGCTGCCGAGGCACAGCCGGGCGACCTCGCCTACTACCAGAACGGTGGCTCCGGCATGGCCCACATCGCTGTCTACGTCGGCAATGGCCGGGCAGTTCACGGCGGCTGGAACGGTGGAACCACCTCCCTGCAGAGCGTCAACGTCGGCTCCGGCCCCGTCTTCATCCGCGTCGGCGGCTAA
- a CDS encoding NTP transferase domain-containing protein has protein sequence MDFDAVILSGGRSSRLGGVPKSGLTRGGATLLELALRTARGALAIAVVGPDPGMLPAGVLSCREDPPFAGPAAAVAAGLDALERHHGQDPREGGAAPYTLVLAVDMPRAESAVQALLAAAAEAAGGDGLMAVSTDGRRQPLSGLYSTAALQRAVAGARQGGALENASIFGLLARLEVRDVSVPDGSTDDVDTWDDAAALGVCDPPGRQGRAGIGRSVPGAGPGLPS, from the coding sequence GTGGACTTCGATGCTGTCATTCTCTCCGGGGGCCGGTCATCCCGGCTGGGAGGCGTTCCCAAATCCGGACTGACCCGCGGCGGCGCCACCCTCCTGGAGTTGGCGTTGCGGACGGCGCGCGGTGCCCTGGCCATCGCCGTGGTCGGGCCAGACCCGGGCATGCTGCCGGCCGGTGTGCTGAGCTGCCGCGAAGATCCACCCTTCGCAGGTCCCGCTGCGGCCGTCGCCGCCGGACTCGACGCCCTGGAACGCCATCATGGCCAGGATCCCCGGGAGGGCGGGGCCGCCCCCTACACCCTTGTCCTCGCCGTCGACATGCCCCGGGCGGAGTCCGCCGTCCAAGCGCTGCTGGCCGCGGCCGCGGAGGCGGCGGGCGGGGACGGGCTGATGGCGGTGTCGACGGACGGACGCCGGCAGCCACTGTCAGGGCTATATAGCACGGCTGCGCTACAGCGGGCGGTGGCCGGTGCCCGGCAAGGCGGCGCACTGGAGAATGCCTCCATATTCGGCCTTCTTGCTAGGCTGGAGGTGCGCGACGTCAGCGTTCCGGACGGGTCCACCGATGATGTGGATACATGGGACGATGCCGCCGCCTTAGGGGTGTGCGACCCGCCCGGAAGGCAGGGCCGGGCCGGCATCGGCCGTTCCGTCCCAGGCGCCGGCCCGGGACTCCCCAGCTGA